In Streptomyces nojiriensis, one genomic interval encodes:
- a CDS encoding succinate dehydrogenase/fumarate reductase iron-sulfur subunit, with translation MKLTLRVWRQRGADAPGHMVSYEVDGISKDMSFLEMLDTLNEDLILRGEDPVAFDHDCREGICGACSLVINGDAHGPERTTTCQLHMRSFADGDTIDVEPWRAAAFPVVKDLVVDRGAFDRIIQAGGYITAPTGAAPEAHATAVPKADADFAFEHAECIGCGACVAACPNGSAMLFTSAKVNHLNVLPQGSPERETRVLDMVARMDDEGFGGCTLTGECATACPKGIPLPSIAAMNKEWLRAVRKGPR, from the coding sequence ATGAAGCTCACCCTGCGCGTCTGGCGCCAGCGCGGCGCCGACGCCCCCGGTCACATGGTCTCCTACGAGGTCGACGGCATCTCGAAGGACATGTCCTTCCTGGAGATGCTCGACACCCTCAACGAGGACCTCATCCTGCGCGGCGAGGACCCGGTCGCCTTCGACCACGACTGCCGCGAGGGCATCTGCGGCGCCTGTAGCCTCGTCATCAACGGCGACGCCCACGGCCCGGAACGCACCACCACCTGCCAGCTCCACATGCGGTCCTTCGCCGACGGCGACACCATCGACGTCGAGCCGTGGCGGGCCGCCGCCTTCCCGGTGGTCAAGGACCTCGTCGTCGACCGCGGCGCCTTCGACCGGATCATCCAGGCCGGCGGCTACATCACCGCCCCCACCGGCGCCGCCCCCGAGGCGCACGCCACCGCCGTACCCAAGGCCGACGCCGACTTCGCCTTCGAGCACGCCGAGTGCATCGGCTGCGGCGCGTGCGTGGCGGCCTGCCCCAACGGCTCCGCGATGCTCTTCACCTCCGCCAAGGTCAACCACCTGAACGTGCTCCCGCAGGGCTCGCCGGAGCGCGAGACCCGGGTGCTGGACATGGTGGCCCGGATGGACGACGAGGGCTTCGGCGGCTGCACCCTGACCGGCGAGTGCGCCACGGCCTGCCCGAAGGGCATCCCGCTGCCGTCGATCGCCGCGATGAACAAGGAGTGGCTGCGGGCGGTGCGCAAGGGCCCCCGCTGA
- a CDS encoding succinate dehydrogenase, whose translation MALATRTDRRPSITRTIWDSSVGKKSVMAVSGLIMLGYLVVHMLGNLKIFFGAAEFNGYAHWLRTLGSPFLHHEWALWLVRVALLAAVVAHAVSAYQLSRRDIKARPVKYAHKRRRASYATRTMRWGGIILGLFIVWHLLDLTTLTVNERAWSGHPYENVLSTFSTWYGNTIYIVAMAALGLHVRHGFWSAAQTLGAGSARRERTLKFLANGLALVLFAGFVSVPVAVMTGVVN comes from the coding sequence ATGGCTCTGGCAACGCGGACGGATCGACGGCCGTCCATCACACGCACGATCTGGGACTCCTCCGTCGGCAAGAAGTCCGTGATGGCCGTGTCCGGCCTGATCATGCTCGGCTACCTCGTCGTGCACATGCTCGGAAACCTCAAGATCTTCTTCGGGGCGGCCGAGTTCAACGGCTACGCCCACTGGCTGCGCACCCTCGGCTCGCCCTTCCTGCACCACGAGTGGGCCCTGTGGCTCGTCCGCGTGGCACTGCTCGCCGCAGTCGTCGCCCACGCCGTGTCCGCGTACCAGCTCAGCCGCCGCGACATCAAGGCCCGCCCGGTCAAGTACGCCCACAAGCGCCGCCGCGCGAGCTACGCCACCCGCACCATGCGCTGGGGCGGCATCATCCTCGGCCTGTTCATCGTCTGGCACCTGCTCGACCTCACCACGCTCACCGTCAACGAGCGCGCCTGGTCCGGCCACCCGTACGAGAACGTCCTGTCCACCTTCTCCACCTGGTACGGGAACACGATCTACATCGTGGCCATGGCCGCTCTCGGCCTGCATGTCCGCCACGGCTTCTGGAGCGCCGCGCAGACCCTCGGCGCGGGCAGCGCCCGCCGCGAGCGGACGCTGAAGTTCCTGGCCAACGGCCTGGCCCTCGTCCTCTTCGCCGGCTTCGTGTCCGTCCCCGTAGCCGTCATGACCGGAGTGGTGAACTGA
- a CDS encoding fumarate reductase/succinate dehydrogenase flavoprotein subunit: MSAPQHPHYAAYTTGEPVADTKAPEGPIADRWDRRRFEAKLVNPANRRKHTVIVVGTGLAGGAAGATLAEQGYHVVQFCFSDSPRRAHSIAAQGGINAAKNYRNDGDSVHRLFYDTVKGGDFRARESNVHRLAQISVEIIDQCVAQGVPFAREYGGLLDTRSFGGVQVSRTFYARGQTGQQLLLGAYQALSRQIAAGNVEMHARTEMLDLIVVDGVARGIVARDLITGEISTYYADAVVLASGGYGNVFYLSTNAMNSNATAVWRAHRRGAYFANPCFTQIHPTCIPRTGDHQSKLTLMSESLRNDGRIWVPKAQGDTRAPADIPEAERDYYLERIYPSFGNLVPRDIASRAAKNVCDEGRGVGPGGQGVYLDFADAIRRMGRDKVAEKYGNLFEMYERITAENPYEVPMRIYPAVHYTMGGLWVDYDLQTTVPGLFAIGEANFSDHGANRLGASALMQGLADGYFVLPSTINDYLARHPHPDTVDDTHPEAAAAVREVRDCLAKLLTVDGDRTPDSFHREIGELMWEYCGMSRTEEGLRKALARIPEIREEFWQRIKVPGSGEEFNQSLEKANRIVDYLELAELMCLDALHRAESCGGHFREESQTPDGEAARRDEEFGYAAAWEYQGTGAAPVLHKEDLVFEYVHPTQRSYA, from the coding sequence ATGAGCGCACCCCAGCACCCCCACTACGCCGCCTACACCACCGGCGAGCCCGTCGCCGACACCAAGGCACCCGAAGGCCCGATCGCGGACCGTTGGGACCGCCGCCGCTTCGAGGCCAAGCTCGTCAACCCGGCCAACCGCCGCAAGCACACCGTCATCGTCGTCGGTACCGGCCTCGCGGGCGGAGCGGCCGGCGCGACACTCGCCGAACAGGGCTACCACGTGGTCCAGTTCTGCTTCTCCGACTCCCCGCGCCGAGCCCACTCCATCGCCGCCCAGGGCGGCATCAACGCCGCCAAGAACTACCGCAACGACGGCGACTCGGTGCACCGCCTCTTCTACGACACCGTCAAGGGCGGCGACTTCCGCGCCCGCGAGTCCAACGTCCACCGCCTCGCCCAGATCTCCGTGGAGATCATCGACCAGTGCGTGGCCCAGGGCGTCCCCTTCGCCCGCGAGTACGGCGGCCTCCTCGACACCCGCTCCTTCGGCGGCGTCCAGGTCTCGCGCACCTTCTACGCCCGCGGCCAGACCGGCCAGCAGCTCCTGCTCGGCGCCTACCAGGCACTCTCCCGGCAGATCGCCGCGGGCAACGTCGAGATGCACGCCCGCACCGAGATGCTCGACCTGATCGTCGTGGACGGAGTGGCCCGCGGCATCGTCGCCCGCGACCTGATCACCGGCGAGATCTCCACGTACTACGCCGACGCCGTGGTCCTGGCGAGCGGCGGCTACGGCAACGTCTTCTACCTCTCCACCAACGCCATGAACTCCAACGCGACCGCCGTCTGGCGGGCGCACCGGCGCGGCGCGTACTTCGCCAACCCCTGCTTCACCCAGATCCACCCCACCTGCATCCCGCGCACCGGCGACCACCAGTCCAAGCTCACCCTCATGAGCGAGTCCCTGCGCAACGACGGACGCATCTGGGTCCCCAAGGCCCAGGGCGACACCCGTGCCCCGGCCGACATCCCCGAGGCGGAGCGCGACTACTACCTGGAGCGGATCTACCCCTCCTTCGGCAACCTCGTGCCCCGCGACATCGCCTCCCGCGCCGCGAAGAACGTCTGCGACGAGGGCCGCGGCGTAGGCCCCGGCGGCCAGGGCGTCTACCTCGACTTCGCGGACGCCATCCGCCGCATGGGCAGGGACAAGGTCGCCGAGAAGTACGGCAACCTCTTCGAGATGTACGAGCGGATCACCGCGGAGAACCCGTACGAGGTCCCCATGCGGATCTACCCCGCCGTCCACTACACGATGGGCGGCCTGTGGGTCGACTACGACCTCCAGACCACCGTCCCCGGCCTCTTCGCCATCGGCGAGGCCAACTTCTCCGACCATGGCGCGAACCGACTCGGGGCCTCCGCCCTGATGCAGGGCCTCGCCGACGGCTACTTCGTCCTGCCGTCCACGATCAACGACTACCTGGCCCGCCACCCGCACCCGGACACCGTGGACGACACCCACCCCGAGGCCGCGGCCGCCGTGCGGGAGGTCCGCGACTGCCTCGCCAAGCTGCTCACCGTCGACGGCGACCGCACCCCCGACTCCTTCCACCGCGAGATCGGCGAACTCATGTGGGAGTACTGCGGCATGTCCCGCACCGAGGAAGGGCTGCGCAAGGCCCTCGCCCGGATCCCGGAGATCCGGGAGGAGTTCTGGCAGCGCATCAAGGTCCCCGGCAGCGGCGAGGAGTTCAACCAGTCCCTGGAGAAGGCCAACCGCATCGTCGACTACCTCGAACTCGCCGAGCTGATGTGCCTCGACGCGCTCCACCGCGCCGAATCCTGCGGCGGCCACTTCCGCGAGGAGTCCCAGACCCCGGACGGCGAGGCCGCCCGCCGCGACGAGGAGTTCGGCTACGCCGCCGCCTGGGAGTACCAGGGCACCGGGGCCGCCCCCGTCCTGCACAAGGAAGACCTCGTCTTCGAGTACGTCCACCCCACCCAGCGGAGCTACGCATGA
- a CDS encoding NACHT and WD repeat domain-containing protein — MPFSVVARCQPMCARGVLSRTTEGRGTPGLMVLSIGVGSFADGSETEDLGFVRSRVEEVQAAFRQFGAAGETSLDRSEGEIDALLRKWIVDERGATDVLVVHLIGHGRADRSGRLSFVAHDDREVDVDRWIEKAQQEAERGADCKRVVFLIDTCGAGTATGRQPISELDGERGVWSLGASISSSPTESGRFSGWVVKALDALFFTDFALDVESIVFTRFVRALIAEVKADITWRMSLGFSVEQGDGEWPFLPNPLTAERTPEQIQLQRRSLGFVPGEDLGDLASQIAAGKEISDSLYFIDRASGRGLISADDRTGFFSGRTAELKRYHAWLAGDSPLLTVTGAAGAGKSGLLGLVVCAAAPKLRRGVRELWESAAYDLPEVPDIVALHARQRSVQQVIDIIVEQTGLEPPKDEENPEDPDRERETGGADPVLWTADLLRKALAQEQKQRLIVVDAVDESTDPHAVLRLISGLLAPERRDGTLAEAPCRVLLGGRREVVAGLSCAEELSEIAADRIDLDTADPVALEDDVRHYIERLLRASKPYATGTASEFVDTLAKRGASGIVRHLRPDSLWGPFLLAGLYVHYLVTLRYPPQDETAARAYAREASADLPDLMEAVLLARRDEFPALRAVLSILARSRGDGMPLTTLRRCLKAMDADDITDRKFLDTLREASPFLRTGVDPESDVALYRIFHQGLADYLHDHPAGSDPVDAAQSLDLERRLLSEIVGPFTAGAAEPCDNWYSAEPYVLRHALGHVAAADAAESAELLLTDPYFLIRFDPRQDHRAIDMTRSEQAAEYIRLLSASWSSHAQIRKASDRASVCAFDAHRLDLPRHRKQFARIVGMVAFQPEEAHSLLWAEGGRVDASTPFVERVSSAVHDVAFSPDGSRLIAATSRGVHLVETDTWRAIAPLFGNSHASITDIAVSPDGRLLALGTNAWTRSIQFWDVEKRTLVGEPWHHVTGRVSALAFSPDGRRLAVGRHDLGASVWDVTGDHPVEDVSLQHSEGVEDVQFSPNGELLAVCGARGLAVWTTHDWNRVSLDTEKGRAIAFSPDGRLLAALGSEGVGLWSCETLEWIRRVGRKTMVVGGRLSFSSDGTLLAIGSWTSLDVVEVSSGRTISQLNDRSTYNMCVAFHPSDPSLLISGDGEGRLRLWSGLGEGAQAPKLTQFAPSSAVGSPDGRLLAVLNRNTGRLELRDPATGKTLSEVPGRSGSHFHFSPDSQLLIAPGYSGSLQILRTGSLPPPPAETLRIGGHPQALHRLAFSPDSKWFALAVVEHSKTSVIKIWESHGLRLVRRIPLLDQPDNFGFAGPGRLFVTINGALAVYDCGEADSEESPA; from the coding sequence GTGCCGTTCTCGGTGGTGGCGCGGTGTCAACCGATGTGTGCGAGGGGCGTGTTGAGCAGGACGACGGAAGGCCGGGGCACGCCCGGCCTCATGGTGTTGTCGATCGGGGTCGGAAGCTTCGCCGACGGGTCGGAGACGGAGGACCTCGGTTTCGTACGCTCACGCGTCGAGGAAGTACAGGCTGCCTTCCGGCAGTTCGGCGCTGCGGGGGAAACGTCGCTGGACCGGTCGGAAGGCGAGATCGACGCCTTGTTGCGCAAGTGGATCGTCGACGAGCGGGGCGCCACCGATGTCCTCGTCGTCCACCTGATCGGACACGGCCGGGCCGACCGCAGCGGCCGTCTCTCCTTCGTGGCGCACGACGACCGCGAGGTCGACGTCGACCGGTGGATCGAGAAGGCACAGCAGGAGGCCGAACGGGGCGCGGACTGCAAGCGCGTCGTGTTCCTGATCGACACCTGCGGGGCGGGCACCGCGACAGGTCGGCAGCCGATCTCCGAACTCGACGGTGAACGCGGCGTCTGGTCGCTCGGCGCGTCCATCAGCAGCTCGCCGACGGAAAGCGGCCGGTTCAGTGGATGGGTCGTGAAGGCGCTGGACGCGCTGTTCTTCACGGACTTCGCCCTGGACGTCGAGTCCATCGTGTTCACACGGTTCGTCCGGGCTCTGATCGCCGAGGTCAAAGCGGACATCACATGGCGCATGTCCCTCGGCTTCAGCGTGGAGCAGGGCGACGGCGAGTGGCCGTTCCTCCCGAACCCCCTGACGGCCGAACGCACCCCGGAACAGATCCAGTTGCAGCGCCGCTCCCTGGGCTTCGTCCCCGGCGAGGACCTCGGGGACCTGGCCAGCCAGATCGCGGCGGGCAAGGAGATCAGCGACAGTCTCTACTTCATCGACCGCGCGTCCGGGCGCGGCCTCATCTCAGCCGACGACAGGACGGGCTTCTTCTCGGGCCGCACCGCGGAGCTGAAGCGCTACCACGCATGGCTGGCGGGCGACAGTCCACTGCTGACCGTCACGGGCGCGGCCGGCGCCGGGAAGTCGGGGCTGCTGGGCCTCGTCGTGTGCGCGGCGGCCCCGAAGCTGCGACGGGGCGTCAGGGAGCTGTGGGAGTCCGCCGCGTACGATCTCCCGGAAGTCCCCGACATCGTCGCCCTGCACGCACGCCAGCGCTCGGTGCAGCAGGTAATCGACATCATCGTGGAGCAGACGGGACTCGAACCGCCCAAGGACGAGGAGAACCCGGAGGACCCGGACCGCGAAAGGGAAACAGGCGGCGCCGACCCCGTCCTGTGGACCGCCGACCTCCTGCGCAAGGCACTCGCCCAGGAACAGAAGCAGCGCCTCATCGTGGTGGACGCCGTGGACGAGAGCACCGATCCTCACGCGGTCCTGCGACTGATCAGCGGCCTCCTCGCGCCGGAGCGACGGGACGGCACGCTGGCGGAGGCGCCGTGCAGGGTCCTGCTGGGCGGACGGCGCGAGGTGGTGGCGGGGCTGTCCTGCGCCGAAGAGCTCTCGGAGATCGCCGCCGACCGGATCGATCTGGACACGGCGGATCCCGTCGCGCTGGAGGACGACGTACGCCACTACATCGAACGGCTGCTTCGCGCCAGCAAGCCGTACGCCACCGGCACCGCCTCGGAGTTCGTCGACACTCTCGCGAAGCGGGGGGCGAGCGGCATCGTCCGTCACCTGCGACCGGACAGCTTGTGGGGGCCGTTTCTACTCGCCGGCCTGTACGTCCACTACCTGGTGACCCTGAGGTACCCTCCGCAGGACGAGACCGCGGCACGGGCCTACGCCCGGGAGGCATCGGCAGACCTGCCGGACCTGATGGAGGCCGTCCTCCTCGCCCGGCGCGACGAGTTCCCCGCGTTGCGCGCGGTTCTCTCGATCCTCGCCCGGTCGCGCGGAGACGGAATGCCGCTGACGACCTTGCGGCGGTGCCTCAAAGCCATGGATGCCGACGACATCACCGACAGGAAGTTCCTCGACACGCTGCGAGAGGCTTCGCCGTTCCTGCGTACCGGAGTCGACCCGGAGAGCGACGTGGCCCTCTACCGAATCTTCCACCAGGGGCTGGCGGACTACTTGCACGATCACCCCGCGGGTTCGGATCCGGTGGACGCCGCCCAAAGCCTGGACCTGGAACGGAGGCTGCTCTCGGAAATCGTCGGGCCCTTCACGGCGGGTGCCGCCGAGCCATGCGACAACTGGTACTCCGCAGAACCGTACGTACTGCGGCACGCGCTGGGGCACGTCGCCGCGGCCGATGCGGCCGAGTCCGCAGAGTTGCTCCTGACTGACCCCTACTTCCTCATCCGCTTCGACCCTCGGCAGGATCACCGGGCGATCGACATGACGCGGTCCGAGCAAGCCGCAGAATACATTCGGCTCCTGAGTGCCTCGTGGTCCTCGCACGCGCAGATCAGGAAGGCGTCCGACCGCGCGTCGGTGTGCGCCTTCGACGCCCATCGGTTGGATCTTCCAAGGCACCGGAAGCAGTTCGCCCGCATCGTGGGGATGGTCGCCTTCCAGCCGGAAGAGGCGCATTCCCTTCTCTGGGCAGAGGGTGGTCGGGTCGACGCCAGCACCCCCTTCGTCGAACGTGTGAGCTCGGCGGTGCACGATGTGGCCTTCTCGCCGGACGGCAGCCGGCTGATTGCCGCCACGAGTCGGGGCGTGCACCTCGTCGAGACGGATACATGGCGCGCAATCGCGCCTCTGTTCGGAAATTCTCATGCCTCGATCACCGACATCGCCGTCTCACCGGACGGCCGCCTCCTCGCGCTAGGAACGAACGCCTGGACACGGAGCATTCAGTTCTGGGACGTCGAGAAGCGGACTCTGGTGGGAGAGCCCTGGCACCACGTGACCGGAAGGGTCAGCGCCCTCGCGTTCTCCCCCGACGGCCGGCGGCTCGCCGTCGGACGCCACGACCTCGGCGCCTCCGTCTGGGACGTGACCGGGGATCATCCGGTCGAGGATGTGAGCCTGCAACACAGCGAAGGTGTCGAAGACGTGCAGTTCAGCCCCAATGGAGAACTGCTGGCCGTGTGTGGTGCACGCGGGTTGGCCGTCTGGACGACACACGACTGGAACCGCGTGTCCCTCGACACGGAGAAGGGCCGGGCCATCGCCTTCTCACCGGACGGCCGCCTGCTCGCCGCGCTCGGCAGCGAGGGGGTCGGTCTTTGGTCCTGCGAGACGCTCGAATGGATCCGCAGGGTGGGTCGAAAGACCATGGTCGTCGGCGGCCGCCTCTCCTTCTCGTCCGACGGAACGCTACTGGCCATCGGTAGCTGGACCTCGTTGGACGTCGTCGAGGTCTCCTCGGGACGAACGATCAGCCAGCTCAACGACAGAAGCACCTACAACATGTGCGTGGCGTTCCACCCCTCCGATCCGTCGCTGCTGATCAGCGGTGACGGGGAGGGCCGCTTGCGCCTTTGGAGCGGGCTGGGCGAGGGGGCCCAGGCGCCGAAGCTGACGCAGTTCGCCCCGTCCAGTGCCGTCGGCTCGCCCGACGGGCGCCTGCTCGCCGTCCTCAACAGGAACACGGGGCGTCTGGAACTCCGCGACCCGGCAACCGGGAAAACACTCTCGGAGGTGCCCGGGAGAAGCGGCTCCCATTTCCACTTCTCACCCGACAGTCAGCTCCTCATCGCCCCGGGCTACTCTGGATCACTGCAGATCCTCCGCACAGGATCACTTCCCCCTCCGCCCGCCGAGACCCTCCGCATCGGCGGACACCCGCAGGCGCTGCATCGCCTCGCCTTCTCCCCCGACAGCAAATGGTTCGCGCTCGCGGTCGTGGAGCATTCGAAGACCTCGGTGATCAAGATCTGGGAGTCCCACGGCCTGCGCCTTGTCAGGCGCATTCCGTTGCTCGACCAACCGGACAACTTCGGGTTCGCAGGCCCGGGGAGGCTGTTCGTCACCATCAACGGAGCCCTTGCGGTCTACGACTGCGGCGAGGCCGATTCGGAGGAGTCCCCCGCATGA
- a CDS encoding LysR family transcriptional regulator: MQFQQLLYFVAVAETLHFTRAAERVHVAQPSLSQQIKALERELGAELFSRARGNIALTDAGETLLPLARRILADADTARLEVQELAQLRRGRVRLGATPSICTGLLPDVLRAFHDAHPGIELLIEESGSLDLVRELARGALDLALIALPLPPSAPALTTVELLTEDLVVVSSAERPAPGGGGELTIPGLRDEPMVMFRHGYDLRELTVAACRAEGFEPVFTVEGGEMDAVLGFVRAGLGVAVVPAMVVDRAGPGLRVTPLAGSPLRRTIALAHRTDVAPPRAARELKRILLG; encoded by the coding sequence ATGCAGTTCCAGCAGCTCCTGTACTTCGTGGCCGTCGCCGAGACCCTGCACTTCACCCGGGCCGCGGAGCGCGTCCACGTGGCCCAGCCCTCGCTCTCGCAGCAGATCAAGGCGCTCGAACGGGAACTCGGGGCCGAGCTGTTCAGCCGGGCCCGGGGAAACATCGCACTCACCGACGCGGGTGAGACGCTGCTGCCGCTGGCCCGGCGGATCCTGGCGGATGCGGACACCGCGCGGCTGGAGGTGCAGGAACTGGCGCAGCTCCGGCGCGGCCGCGTCCGGCTCGGCGCCACGCCCAGCATCTGCACGGGTCTGCTGCCGGACGTCCTGCGGGCCTTCCACGACGCGCATCCCGGGATCGAGCTGCTGATCGAGGAAAGCGGCTCTCTCGACCTCGTACGAGAGCTCGCGCGCGGAGCCCTGGACCTGGCCCTGATCGCGCTGCCGCTGCCCCCTTCGGCACCGGCCCTGACCACGGTGGAACTGCTGACGGAAGACCTCGTGGTGGTCTCCTCGGCGGAACGGCCGGCGCCCGGCGGGGGCGGCGAGCTGACCATCCCGGGACTGCGGGATGAGCCGATGGTGATGTTCCGGCACGGCTACGACCTGCGGGAGCTCACGGTGGCCGCCTGCCGGGCGGAGGGCTTCGAGCCGGTCTTCACCGTGGAGGGCGGCGAGATGGACGCGGTCCTGGGCTTCGTCCGGGCGGGGCTCGGTGTCGCGGTGGTCCCGGCGATGGTGGTGGATCGCGCCGGTCCGGGTCTGCGGGTGACCCCGCTGGCCGGCTCCCCGCTGCGCCGCACGATCGCCCTGGCCCATCGCACCGACGTGGCTCCGCCGCGCGCCGCCCGCGAGCTGAAGCGCATACTGCTCGGCTGA
- a CDS encoding excinuclease ABC subunit UvrA codes for MHQFTDPQAHRDPYVRVRGAREHNLRGVDVDIPRDALTVFTGVSGSGKSSLAFGTLYAEAQRRYFESVAPYARRLIHQIGAPKVDSVTGLPPAVSLEQRRSSPGSRSSVGTVTLLSNSLRMLYSRAGTYPPGAERLDSDAFSPNTAAGACPSCHGLGRIHRTTEELLVPDPELSIRQGAIAAWPGAWQGKNLRDVLETLGHDVDRPWRELPAKDREWILFTDEQPVVTVHPVREAERIQRPYQGTYMSAHRYVMRTFADSKSATLRARAEKFLADSPCQVCEGRRLRPEALAVTFAGRTIAELAALALTDLDGVLASASLDGEAARVLAEDLRSRIGPVRELGLGYLSLDRTAPTLSAGELQRLRLATQLRSGLFGVVYVLDEPSAGLHPADTEALLGVLDRLKEAGNTVFVVEHHLDVVRHADWLVDVGPLAGEHGGQVLHSGPPQDLAGVAGSATARHLFAAREPAAAPRRVRRATGAVRLTGVDRHNLRELEAHFPLGVFTAVTGVSGSGKSTLVGQVLAREVGERLAEADFPVRRLVEVDQKPIGRTPRSNLATYTGLFDVVRRLFTAAPEARARGWKAGRFSFNVPGGRCETCQGEGFVSVELMFLPSTYAPCPECAGARYNAETLEVRYEGLNIAEVLGLTVESAAAFFAGVPAAARSLRALEEIGLGYLRLGQPATELSGGEAQRIKLATELQRLRRDHTLYLLDEPTTGLHPADVRVLLRQLHGLVDAGHSVVVVEHDMEVVAGADWVIDLGPGGGTAGGRVVAAGTPAEVAAAPGSRTAPYLARALGPTGTN; via the coding sequence ATGCACCAGTTCACCGATCCTCAGGCCCACCGCGACCCGTACGTACGGGTCCGGGGTGCCCGGGAGCACAATCTGCGCGGCGTCGACGTGGACATCCCGCGCGACGCGCTGACCGTGTTCACCGGGGTCTCCGGCTCCGGGAAGAGCTCGCTCGCCTTCGGCACGCTCTACGCCGAGGCCCAGCGCCGGTACTTCGAGTCCGTGGCCCCGTACGCCCGGCGCCTGATCCACCAGATCGGCGCGCCGAAGGTGGACTCCGTCACCGGGCTGCCGCCGGCCGTCTCGCTGGAGCAGCGCCGCTCCTCCCCCGGCTCGCGCTCCTCGGTCGGCACGGTGACCCTGCTGTCCAACTCCCTGCGGATGCTGTATTCGCGGGCCGGGACCTATCCGCCGGGTGCGGAGCGGCTCGACTCCGACGCCTTCTCGCCCAACACCGCCGCCGGGGCCTGCCCGTCCTGTCACGGGCTCGGCCGGATCCACCGCACCACCGAGGAACTCCTCGTGCCCGACCCGGAGCTGTCGATCCGTCAGGGTGCGATCGCCGCCTGGCCGGGGGCCTGGCAGGGCAAGAACCTGCGGGACGTCCTGGAGACCCTCGGCCACGACGTGGACCGGCCCTGGCGGGAGCTGCCCGCGAAGGACCGCGAGTGGATCCTGTTCACCGACGAACAGCCGGTGGTGACGGTGCACCCGGTGCGGGAGGCCGAGCGGATCCAACGGCCCTACCAGGGAACGTACATGAGCGCCCACCGCTACGTCATGCGGACCTTCGCCGACAGCAAGAGCGCCACCCTGCGGGCCCGCGCCGAGAAGTTCCTCGCCGACTCGCCGTGTCAGGTGTGCGAGGGGCGGCGGCTGCGTCCGGAGGCCCTCGCCGTCACCTTCGCCGGGCGGACCATCGCGGAGCTGGCGGCGCTGGCGCTGACCGACCTGGACGGCGTACTGGCCTCCGCGTCCCTGGACGGGGAGGCGGCGCGGGTGCTCGCCGAGGACCTGCGCTCCCGGATCGGACCCGTCAGAGAGCTGGGGCTGGGGTATCTGAGCCTGGACCGGACCGCGCCGACCCTGTCCGCGGGCGAGCTGCAGCGGCTGCGGCTGGCGACACAGCTGCGGTCGGGGCTGTTCGGGGTCGTGTACGTACTGGACGAGCCGTCGGCGGGGCTGCACCCGGCCGACACCGAGGCGCTGCTCGGCGTACTGGACCGGCTGAAGGAGGCCGGGAACACGGTCTTCGTCGTGGAACACCATCTCGATGTGGTGCGGCACGCGGACTGGCTGGTGGACGTGGGTCCGCTGGCCGGGGAGCACGGCGGGCAGGTGCTCCACAGCGGGCCGCCGCAGGACCTGGCCGGGGTGGCGGGGTCGGCGACGGCCCGGCACCTGTTCGCGGCGCGGGAGCCGGCCGCGGCCCCCCGGCGGGTGCGTAGGGCGACCGGGGCGGTGCGGCTGACTGGGGTGGACCGGCACAACCTGCGGGAGCTGGAGGCGCATTTCCCGCTCGGTGTGTTCACGGCCGTCACCGGGGTGTCGGGGTCGGGCAAGTCCACGCTGGTGGGCCAGGTGCTGGCCCGGGAGGTCGGCGAGCGGCTCGCGGAAGCGGACTTCCCCGTACGACGGCTGGTGGAGGTCGACCAGAAGCCGATCGGCCGGACACCGCGGTCCAACCTGGCCACGTACACCGGGCTGTTCGACGTGGTGCGCAGGCTCTTCACGGCCGCCCCCGAGGCGCGGGCACGCGGCTGGAAGGCGGGCCGGTTCTCCTTCAACGTGCCCGGCGGCCGCTGCGAGACCTGCCAGGGCGAGGGCTTCGTCTCGGTGGAGCTGATGTTCCTGCCCAGTACGTACGCCCCGTGCCCCGAGTGCGCGGGGGCCCGGTACAACGCCGAGACCCTGGAGGTCCGGTACGAGGGCCTGAACATCGCGGAGGTGCTGGGCCTGACGGTGGAGTCGGCGGCCGCCTTCTTCGCCGGCGTCCCGGCGGCGGCGCGCAGCCTGCGGGCGCTGGAGGAGATCGGGCTGGGCTACCTGCGGCTGGGGCAGCCGGCCACCGAGCTGTCCGGCGGCGAGGCGCAGCGGATCAAGCTGGCGACGGAGCTGCAGCGGCTGCGCCGGGACCACACGCTGTACCTGCTGGACGAGCCGACGACCGGGCTGCATCCGGCGGACGTACGGGTGCTGCTGCGGCAGTTGCACGGACTGGTGGACGCCGGGCACTCGGTGGTGGTCGTGGAGCACGACATGGAGGTGGTCGCGGGCGCGGACTGGGTCATCGACCTGGGTCCGGGCGGCGGCACGGCGGGCGGCCGCGTGGTCGCCGCGGGCACCCCGGCGGAGGTGGCCGCCGCGCCGGGCAGCCGTACGGCCCCGTACCTGGCGCGGGCCCTCGGGCCGACCGGAACGAACTGA